From Triticum urartu cultivar G1812 chromosome 2, Tu2.1, whole genome shotgun sequence, a single genomic window includes:
- the LOC125541461 gene encoding protein PYRICULARIA ORYZAE RESISTANCE 21-like, producing MAEKISTLILKVDLGCCPCYKKIRKILCKLQDEERIRTISYDDGNHTIAVAGPFDPHKLSCKIRCKGRKLIKGIHILQHNGGAEPPAMNNGKNNHKGKTKEPPPSSPIHEPPPPPPVDEKPPSPVQPAPPDRHVSPVMEATIEEKKPGENPAELKLPPLGSSSPAAAEPVVEQVRPVSPVDVKPPPVEIPSWPAPPQPMAMGHCGCSCCKPCYQGYYEGCRCCSCGRVYGYAVSVVPTPAGAGCYAGGGYSRSACQLFSDEDPTSACTIM from the exons ATGGCAGAGAAG ATCTCCACGCTGATCCTCAAGGTTGATCTTGGGTGCTGCCCGTGTTACAAAAAGATCCGCAAGATCCTTTGCAAACTCCAAG ATGAGGAGAGGATCAGGACCATCTCCTACGACGATGGGAACCATACGATCGCGGTGGCCGGCCCGTTCGACCCGCACAAGCTCTCCTGCAAGATCAGGTGCAAGGGACGGAAGCTGATCAAGGGCATCCACATCCTGCAACACAACGGCGGTGCCGAGCCGCCGGCAATGAACAACGGTAAAAACAATCACAAGGGGAAGACCAAGGAGCCACCGCCATCATCGCCAATTCATGAGCCACCCCCGCCGCCACCCGTGGACGAGAAGCCACCGTCACCCGTGCAGCCGGCTCCCCCTGACAGACACGTGTCACCGGTGATGGAGGCGACGATCGAGGAGAAGAAGCCGGGGGAGAACCCTGCCGAGCTAAAGCTGCCGCCGTTGGGTTCTTCAtcaccggcggcggcggagccAGTAGTGGAGCAGGTGAGGCCCGTTTCGCCGGTCGACGTGAAGCCACCGCCGGTGGAGATCCCTTCGTGGCCGGCACCACCGCAACCAATGGCAATGGGACACTGCGGCTGCTCCTGCTGCAAGCCGTGCTACCAGGGGTACTACGAGGGGTGCAGGTGCTGCAGCTGCGGCAGGGTGTACGGCTACGCCGTCAGCGTCGTGCCGACGCCGGCGGGGGCGGGGTGCTACGCAGGCGGGGGGTACAGCAGGTCGGCCTGCCAACTCTTCAGCGACGAGGATCCCACCAGTGCTTGCACCATCATGTGA